Genomic DNA from Streptomyces sp. NBC_01571:
AGCGTGCGCGTGACCTCGATCTCCAGCGGCGGCAGTTGGTCACCGGGCCTGGCCGTCGGCAGTTCGTCACCGGATTTCGTCATCGGCGGATCGCCGGCGCGCTCCGTCCTCGGCGCATCCTTGTCGCCCGTCATGCCCCTCCCTCCTCGCGCACGAGCAACTCCCCCAGTTCTTGGAGCACTTCGTCGCCACAGCCCAGGTAGGCGTCCAGCTGCCGCCCCCACAGGAAGTGCCGGTGCACGGGGTGCTCCAGATCGGCCCCGGTCCCGCCGTGCAGATGCTGGCCCGTGTGCACGACCCGTCGCCCCGCCTCGGACGCCCACCAGGCGGCCGTCAGGGCGTGCGTCGCACAGGGCAGCCCCTCGTCACGCCGCCAGGCCGCCTCGTACGCCGTCACCCGGATCGCCTCGGTGTCCATGTACGCGTCGGCAGCCCTGAGTTGCACCGCCTGGTTGGTGGCGAGCGGGCGCCCGAACTGCTCACGTGTGTTGGTGTGCTCCACCACGCGCGCCAGCGACCCCGCGCACACCCCGGCCTGCAACCCGGCGAAGGCGGTCCGGGCGGTGGCGAGCACGTCCGCGTGAGCGTCCTCGGCGTACCCGGCCGCGAAGGCGTCGCGCGCACCCACGGAGGCGTCGGGCCCGGGGACGTCGGACCCGGTCGCGGCAGCGCAAGCGTCGGCGTCCCGCCCCCGCACCGTCTCGCCCCTCGTCTCTCCGCCCGTCTCCCCACCCGTCGCTCCGCCCAGCCGCTCGCCCGGCGTGCCGTCGAGGGTGAGCCGTCCCGCCGACCAGGGCGCCGTCAGCTCGACCGGCTCGCACCGCGCGTCGACGGTCCGCACCAGCCAGAGCCGACGCCGGTCGTCGGCGACGAGTACATGGGTGGCGTCCCGCAACCACGGCACCGACGGGACGACACCGCTCAACCGCCCCGAAGCCGTGGCGCGGACCGGTGACGGCGGGGAGACCGCACCGCACACCACCACCGTCCCGTCCCCGATCCCGGGCAGCAGCCGCTGCCGCTGCTCCGGCGAACCGTGTGCCGCCACCGCCAGCAGTCCGTACACACAGCTCGCCGCGAACGGCACCTGGGCGGTGGTCCGCCCCTGTTCCTCCAGGAGGAGCACCAGGCCGAGG
This window encodes:
- a CDS encoding acyl-CoA dehydrogenase family protein; translation: MDFTPTEEQAAARDLAARIFGDLATHERLSAAGTGSDAELWKTLCAAGLMTAVAETGLLGLVLLLEEQGRTTAQVPFAASCVYGLLAVAAHGSPEQRQRLLPGIGDGTVVVCGAVSPPSPVRATASGRLSGVVPSVPWLRDATHVLVADDRRRLWLVRTVDARCEPVELTAPWSAGRLTLDGTPGERLGGATGGETGGETRGETVRGRDADACAAATGSDVPGPDASVGARDAFAAGYAEDAHADVLATARTAFAGLQAGVCAGSLARVVEHTNTREQFGRPLATNQAVQLRAADAYMDTEAIRVTAYEAAWRRDEGLPCATHALTAAWWASEAGRRVVHTGQHLHGGTGADLEHPVHRHFLWGRQLDAYLGCGDEVLQELGELLVREEGGA